A single window of Nocardia sp. NBC_01327 DNA harbors:
- a CDS encoding ATP-binding protein: MRTVAATVEISAREAEVLALLGEHLSNAEIGAQLFISVRTVESHVSSLLRKLEVPDRRALAQRAAEQTGADRPHPAPVLPAPLTSFIGRTRERAELTELIDKHRQVTAVGPGGVGKTRLALSIAADAAGDFSDGVWFVDLVPITSSDICVVAGTVANALGIGEQPGRGMDESVLAALADRHALLVLDNCEHVRDGVALFIERLLAACPRVTVLATSQARLMVPFERVYPVPPMSLAGEGESDAVMLFMDRAAASGWPPNHALRDQVSEFCGRLDGVALAIELAAARWTTLGLDGLTEGLSDQLRMLAGGARGDDRHRSVRAALDWSHGLLESEDRVLLRQVSVFMKSFTVAAAAEVTDSEKGVVADRLARLVEQSLLVVTASPNGTEYRALETIRQYGIERLTEAGELVEARSRHLRWCLAAAADLTVMRSDWRAGFDAVADDFRAAMAWVADRPEQRPEAYRFARYLADLSFTRHLTGESQMRYEQAAALADDPAAGAALLRNAAAVAGCQMRGDDMYRLHRAAADAALRAGDTAGAAADLAAAITLTYRFGSKFARILPQDKAIAVIDEARALAGDDPAALAAVALAEAGSALTEAFAAAECSPGAVVPETIACAERAVELAHRTGDPLAESAALDTLAGAQSWGGDTFTAAATARRRIALLSSVQDTPAGIHELIDALGEATEACLGVGDLRGARRWARQLADHPLLAEVGHRATCWLLVVDALAGNVGEVRTRSVRFLESWQRSGSPAGSGLGAAVAGVEMIHGLRADDDDRSEWTSVMNRLDTPPEHAYGYKAVFDSILLLHEDRADEALERMAPEPSAVWRSLTWIWLHWYVALRAEATVLAGRPDAGARVAEARTIVAGNPLATAIVDRAEALFTKDEEQLLTAAAAFEVAGCTYQSARTLILAGGEHAARGAATLADLDLAPMAPRR; the protein is encoded by the coding sequence ATGAGAACCGTGGCGGCAACAGTGGAGATCTCGGCGCGCGAGGCCGAGGTGCTGGCGCTGCTGGGAGAACATCTCAGTAACGCCGAAATCGGTGCGCAACTGTTCATTTCGGTACGCACGGTGGAGAGCCACGTGTCCTCGCTGCTGCGCAAGCTGGAGGTTCCGGACCGCCGCGCGCTCGCTCAGCGCGCCGCCGAGCAGACCGGCGCCGACCGACCGCATCCGGCCCCGGTCCTGCCGGCGCCGCTGACCTCCTTCATCGGCCGGACGCGGGAGCGGGCCGAATTGACCGAGCTCATCGACAAGCACCGGCAGGTCACCGCGGTCGGCCCCGGCGGGGTGGGCAAGACCCGGCTCGCACTGTCGATCGCCGCGGACGCAGCGGGCGATTTCTCCGACGGGGTGTGGTTCGTCGACCTGGTGCCGATCACCAGCTCGGATATCTGCGTGGTCGCCGGCACGGTCGCCAATGCCCTCGGCATCGGCGAGCAACCCGGCCGCGGCATGGACGAGTCGGTGCTGGCCGCACTGGCCGACCGGCATGCCCTGCTGGTGCTGGACAATTGCGAACATGTGCGAGATGGCGTGGCGCTGTTCATCGAACGCCTGCTCGCGGCCTGTCCCCGGGTGACCGTGCTGGCCACCAGCCAGGCCCGGCTGATGGTGCCGTTCGAACGGGTCTATCCGGTCCCGCCCATGTCCCTGGCCGGCGAGGGCGAATCCGATGCGGTCATGCTGTTCATGGACCGCGCGGCCGCCAGTGGCTGGCCGCCGAATCATGCTCTGCGCGACCAGGTCTCGGAGTTCTGCGGCCGACTCGACGGCGTGGCGCTGGCCATCGAACTCGCCGCCGCCCGCTGGACCACACTCGGATTGGACGGCCTCACCGAGGGTCTGTCCGATCAGCTGCGAATGCTCGCGGGCGGCGCGCGCGGCGATGACCGGCACCGCTCGGTGCGGGCGGCGCTGGATTGGAGCCACGGGCTGCTGGAGTCCGAGGACCGCGTGCTGCTGCGCCAGGTGTCGGTGTTCATGAAATCGTTCACGGTGGCAGCCGCCGCGGAGGTCACCGACTCCGAAAAAGGTGTTGTCGCAGACAGATTGGCCCGGCTCGTCGAACAGAGTCTGCTGGTGGTGACGGCGTCGCCGAACGGGACCGAATACCGGGCGCTCGAGACCATTCGCCAGTACGGGATCGAACGGCTCACCGAGGCAGGCGAACTCGTCGAGGCCCGGTCCCGGCACCTGCGCTGGTGTCTGGCCGCGGCCGCCGATCTGACCGTCATGCGCTCGGACTGGCGAGCCGGATTCGACGCGGTGGCAGACGATTTCCGCGCCGCCATGGCATGGGTGGCCGACCGGCCCGAGCAGCGCCCGGAGGCGTATCGCTTTGCCCGGTATCTAGCGGACCTGTCCTTCACCCGGCACCTGACCGGCGAATCTCAGATGCGCTACGAGCAGGCGGCCGCGCTCGCCGATGATCCGGCCGCCGGTGCGGCGCTGCTGCGGAACGCGGCCGCGGTGGCCGGATGTCAGATGCGGGGCGACGATATGTACCGCCTCCACCGCGCCGCCGCGGACGCCGCCCTTCGCGCCGGGGATACCGCCGGGGCCGCCGCCGACCTGGCCGCCGCCATCACCCTCACCTACCGATTCGGCAGCAAGTTCGCCCGAATCCTGCCGCAGGACAAGGCGATCGCGGTGATCGACGAGGCGCGGGCGCTGGCCGGGGACGACCCGGCAGCCCTGGCCGCGGTCGCGCTGGCCGAGGCCGGGAGTGCGCTCACCGAGGCGTTCGCTGCCGCCGAATGTTCGCCCGGCGCCGTCGTGCCGGAGACGATCGCGTGCGCCGAACGGGCGGTCGAACTCGCGCACCGCACCGGCGACCCGCTCGCCGAATCCGCCGCGCTCGATACCCTCGCCGGCGCACAGAGCTGGGGCGGTGACACTTTCACCGCGGCGGCCACGGCACGGCGGCGGATCGCGCTGCTCTCGTCCGTCCAGGACACTCCGGCAGGCATTCACGAGCTGATCGACGCGCTCGGCGAGGCCACCGAAGCCTGTCTCGGCGTCGGAGATCTGCGGGGCGCTCGGCGGTGGGCGCGGCAGCTCGCGGATCATCCGCTGCTGGCCGAGGTGGGTCATCGAGCCACGTGCTGGCTGCTGGTGGTCGACGCGCTGGCGGGCAATGTCGGCGAAGTCCGCACCCGCAGTGTGCGATTCCTCGAATCGTGGCAGCGCAGCGGCAGTCCCGCCGGATCGGGTCTGGGTGCGGCGGTGGCCGGGGTGGAGATGATCCACGGTCTGCGCGCGGATGATGACGACCGGTCCGAATGGACCTCCGTCATGAACCGGCTCGACACCCCACCGGAACATGCCTACGGCTACAAGGCCGTCTTCGACTCGATCCTGCTGCTGCACGAAGACCGGGCGGACGAGGCGCTGGAGCGCATGGCGCCCGAGCCCAGTGCGGTATGGCGCTCGCTCACCTGGATCTGGCTGCACTGGTATGTGGCGCTGCGCGCCGAAGCCACCGTGCTCGCCGGAAGACCCGACGCCGGTGCACGTGTGGCGGAGGCCCGCACCATCGTGGCCGGAAATCCCCTGGCCACAGCGATTGTGGACCGCGCCGAAGCCCTGTTCACCAAGGATGAGGAGCAATTGCTCACCGCAGCAGCGGCATTCGAGGTGGCAGGCTGCACGTACCAGTCAGCCCGCACCCTGATCCTCGCCGGCGGCGAGCATGCCGCGCGCGGCGCGGCCACACTGGCCGATCTCGATCTCGCGCCGATGGCTCCGCGCCGATAG
- a CDS encoding VOC family protein has product MTTSSTQGIKTVLHTVSDLPAAKALYTALLGVSPQTDSSFYVGFDTEGQHIGLVPAGGAENVTAPVAYWHVPDIEAKLAEVTAAGATTKEPAHEVGGGRLVATFADPDGNVLGLIQDR; this is encoded by the coding sequence ATGACCACCTCGTCCACCCAGGGCATCAAGACCGTGCTGCACACCGTCTCCGATCTGCCCGCCGCCAAGGCGCTGTACACCGCGCTGCTCGGCGTATCGCCGCAGACCGATTCCTCCTTCTACGTCGGCTTCGATACCGAGGGCCAGCACATCGGCCTGGTCCCGGCCGGCGGCGCCGAGAACGTGACCGCACCGGTCGCGTACTGGCACGTGCCGGATATCGAGGCGAAGCTCGCCGAGGTGACCGCGGCGGGAGCCACCACGAAGGAGCCCGCACACGAAGTCGGCGGCGGCCGGCTGGTGGCCACCTTCGCCGATCCCGACGGCAATGTCCTCGGGCTGATCCAGGACCGATAA
- a CDS encoding ABC transporter ATP-binding protein, giving the protein MIEAKHLTKHYGGKTAVNDLSFTVQPGRVTGFLGPNGAGKSTTMRLLLGLDRPDHGDATINGQHYRDMPQPMRVVGALLEARAVHSGRSAYDHLLCLAQAQGLPRRRVDEVIEQVGLTAVARKRAGGFSLGMGQRLGIAVALLGDPALLILDEPLNGLDPEGIVWIRNLMKAQAAAGRTVFVSSHLMNEMAVTADHLIVIGRGKLVADCSTEEFIERSTDHSVLVKSLDQERLAQLLRAEGGMVTGGVEGLEVTGLEAPRIAELAASAGLVLHELTRRRGSLEDAFMELTRESVEYDIKIPAAGGVK; this is encoded by the coding sequence ATGATCGAGGCCAAGCACCTCACCAAGCACTACGGTGGCAAAACCGCCGTGAACGACCTCTCCTTCACCGTCCAGCCGGGCCGGGTCACCGGATTCCTCGGTCCGAACGGTGCGGGCAAGTCCACCACCATGCGCCTGCTGCTCGGTCTCGATCGCCCCGACCACGGCGACGCCACCATCAACGGTCAGCACTATCGCGATATGCCGCAGCCGATGCGGGTGGTCGGCGCGCTGCTGGAAGCGCGTGCCGTGCACAGCGGCCGCAGCGCCTACGACCACCTGCTGTGCCTGGCTCAGGCGCAGGGCCTGCCCCGGCGCCGCGTCGACGAGGTCATCGAGCAGGTCGGCCTGACCGCGGTGGCCCGCAAGCGGGCGGGCGGCTTTTCCCTGGGCATGGGCCAGCGGCTCGGCATTGCCGTTGCGCTGCTGGGTGATCCGGCCCTGCTGATTCTGGACGAACCGCTCAACGGTCTCGATCCCGAGGGCATCGTTTGGATCCGGAATCTGATGAAGGCGCAAGCCGCGGCGGGCCGCACCGTGTTCGTCTCCAGTCATCTGATGAACGAAATGGCCGTCACCGCAGACCATCTCATTGTCATCGGCCGCGGCAAGCTGGTCGCGGACTGCTCCACCGAGGAGTTCATCGAGCGCAGCACCGACCACAGCGTCCTGGTCAAGAGCCTCGATCAGGAGCGGCTCGCACAGCTGCTGCGCGCCGAGGGCGGCATGGTCACCGGCGGTGTCGAGGGTCTCGAGGTGACGGGACTGGAGGCTCCGCGCATTGCCGAACTCGCCGCCTCCGCCGGGCTGGTGCTGCACGAGCTCACCCGCCGGCGCGGCTCGCTGGAGGACGCGTTCATGGAGCTGACCCGCGAGAGCGTGGAGTACGACATCAAGATTCCGGCCGCTGGAGGAGTGAAATGA
- a CDS encoding ABC transporter permease subunit: MTTDTAFFIDTREPGFGQLMLSEWTKIRSVRSTIWSLILLVVLGVASTALFIGMGVAQWDGADASQQAAMRLDPTGTILGSGILLSQLTVCVLGVMVISSEYSTGMIRASLLAVPKRVPMLAAKGAVFGLLTLVMGELVSFLSFLIGAPIMNSKVPVSLGDPGVLRAVIGCGLYLAMLSLFSLAVGAIIRHTAAGITGVIAFVLVIAPIAKMLPGTLGKHIHAYLPSEAGHLLAQQHPAAGDLLGPWQGFAVLTLWTAALLVIAAVRLQRQDA; the protein is encoded by the coding sequence ATGACCACCGACACCGCATTTTTCATCGATACCCGGGAACCGGGTTTCGGGCAGCTGATGCTGTCGGAGTGGACCAAGATCCGCTCGGTCCGCTCTACGATCTGGTCACTGATCCTGCTGGTTGTCCTCGGTGTGGCGAGCACCGCGCTGTTCATCGGAATGGGCGTCGCCCAGTGGGACGGCGCAGATGCCTCCCAGCAGGCCGCCATGCGCCTCGATCCGACCGGAACCATCCTCGGCAGCGGAATCCTGCTCAGCCAGTTGACCGTCTGCGTGCTCGGCGTCATGGTCATCTCCTCCGAGTACTCCACCGGCATGATCCGCGCCAGTCTGCTCGCCGTGCCCAAGCGAGTACCGATGCTGGCGGCCAAGGGCGCGGTCTTCGGGCTGCTGACCCTGGTGATGGGCGAACTGGTCTCGTTCCTGTCCTTCCTGATCGGCGCCCCGATCATGAACAGCAAGGTCCCGGTCTCCCTCGGTGACCCCGGAGTCCTGCGCGCCGTCATCGGCTGCGGCCTCTACCTGGCCATGCTCAGCCTCTTCTCCCTCGCCGTCGGCGCCATCATCCGCCACACCGCAGCCGGTATCACCGGCGTCATCGCCTTCGTCCTGGTCATCGCGCCGATAGCCAAAATGCTCCCCGGCACCCTCGGCAAACACATCCACGCCTACCTCCCCTCCGAAGCCGGCCACCTCCTTGCCCAGCAACACCCCGCCGCCGGCGACCTCCTCGGCCCCTGGCAGGGCTTCGCCGTCCTAACCCTCTGGACCGCAGCCCTTCTGGTCATCGCAGCCGTGCGCCTACAGCGCCAGGACGCCTGA
- a CDS encoding alpha/beta hydrolase, with protein MRTDVKFPSSGLTLAGNLYTPADYTDGQRRPAIVVSHPFGGVKEQTAGLYAERLARAGFVTLAFDASYQGESEGEPRFLENPFARAEDIRSAVTYLATLPQVDPERIGALGICASGGYVPFAAQTEHRIKAVATVSAADIGALFREGLGGGQSEDIVRGMLDEAGAARNEEAQGKEPRRQRVVPETEEDARGWPTLYAEGRDYYRTPRAQHPNSPNWWVSRSVDQIAQYSSYDLIHLISPRPLLMIAGTEADTTYFSRQAIEQAREPKELFWIEGATHIDLYDRDEYVPAAVTKLAGFFAEHLAAAPAGSGQEAG; from the coding sequence GTGCGGACCGATGTGAAATTCCCCAGCAGTGGGCTGACACTCGCCGGAAACCTTTACACCCCGGCTGATTACACCGACGGACAGCGACGCCCCGCGATCGTGGTCTCGCACCCCTTCGGCGGAGTAAAGGAGCAAACCGCGGGACTCTATGCCGAAAGACTCGCCCGCGCCGGTTTTGTCACCCTCGCCTTCGATGCGTCGTACCAGGGCGAGAGCGAGGGCGAACCGCGATTCCTGGAGAATCCGTTCGCCCGCGCCGAAGACATCAGGAGCGCCGTCACCTACCTGGCGACCCTGCCGCAGGTCGATCCGGAACGGATCGGTGCGCTGGGAATCTGCGCATCCGGCGGTTATGTTCCCTTCGCCGCGCAGACCGAGCACCGGATCAAGGCCGTCGCGACCGTCAGCGCGGCCGATATCGGCGCTCTCTTCCGCGAGGGGCTCGGCGGCGGACAGAGCGAAGACATAGTGCGCGGCATGCTCGATGAGGCCGGGGCCGCGCGCAATGAAGAGGCGCAGGGCAAGGAACCTCGGCGGCAACGCGTGGTTCCGGAGACCGAAGAGGACGCACGGGGCTGGCCCACCCTCTATGCCGAGGGCCGCGACTACTACCGCACACCTCGTGCGCAACACCCGAATTCACCCAACTGGTGGGTATCGCGCAGTGTGGACCAGATCGCCCAGTACTCCTCCTACGACCTCATCCACCTGATCTCGCCGCGACCGCTGCTGATGATCGCCGGCACCGAAGCGGACACCACCTACTTCAGCCGGCAGGCGATCGAGCAGGCCCGCGAACCCAAGGAACTGTTCTGGATCGAGGGCGCGACTCATATCGACCTCTACGACCGGGACGAATACGTTCCGGCCGCCGTCACCAAGCTGGCGGGCTTCTTTGCCGAGCACCTAGCTGCCGCTCCGGCGGGGTCGGGTCAAGAGGCGGGGTAG
- a CDS encoding helix-turn-helix transcriptional regulator, with protein MGSGAERHNELGEFLRTRRAQITPDQVGLPAVGQPRRVAGLRREEVAQLAAISADYYTRLEQGRLTSASESALTAIARALRLDADDEIYLRQLARKSKVRRGPAVQRARPATELLLNNLIDTPAIVLGRHMDILAWNRLAAALFTDFAEIPVEQRNFVRMAFLDPAVRGRYVAWEATARICVEYLRMDAVEFPDDPRLMALVGELSVRDADFRDWWAARHVARKTFGAKTFHHPAAGELTLDWQMLACLDDPHQTILVMTAVPGTPSHQALRFLASWADPADGPPASESITATPRDPDYSDRS; from the coding sequence ATGGGCAGCGGCGCGGAACGGCACAACGAGCTGGGGGAGTTCCTGCGCACCCGGCGTGCCCAGATCACGCCGGACCAGGTCGGACTGCCTGCGGTGGGCCAGCCGCGCCGCGTTGCGGGCCTGCGCCGGGAGGAGGTCGCACAGCTGGCCGCGATCAGCGCCGACTACTACACCCGGCTCGAGCAGGGGCGTCTCACGAGTGCTTCGGAGTCGGCGCTGACCGCTATCGCTCGCGCACTGCGTCTGGATGCCGACGACGAGATCTATCTGCGGCAGCTGGCCCGCAAATCGAAGGTTCGCCGAGGTCCCGCCGTCCAGCGCGCCCGGCCTGCGACCGAGTTGCTGCTGAACAATCTGATCGACACCCCCGCCATTGTCCTGGGCAGGCATATGGACATCCTGGCGTGGAATCGGCTGGCCGCCGCACTGTTCACCGATTTCGCCGAAATCCCGGTCGAGCAGCGCAATTTCGTGCGGATGGCATTCCTGGACCCTGCGGTTCGCGGCCGCTATGTGGCCTGGGAGGCCACCGCCCGCATCTGCGTGGAGTACCTCCGGATGGATGCGGTGGAGTTCCCGGACGACCCCAGGCTGATGGCGCTGGTGGGTGAGCTGTCCGTCCGTGACGCCGACTTCCGGGACTGGTGGGCGGCCCGGCATGTGGCCAGGAAAACCTTCGGCGCCAAGACCTTTCACCATCCTGCCGCCGGTGAGCTCACCTTGGATTGGCAAATGCTGGCGTGCCTCGACGATCCGCACCAGACGATTCTGGTGATGACGGCGGTGCCGGGGACCCCGTCGCACCAAGCATTGCGTTTCCTCGCCTCCTGGGCCGATCCTGCAGATGGGCCGCCGGCATCCGAGAGCATCACTGCCACACCACGCGATCCTGATTACAGTGATCGTTCATGA
- a CDS encoding NAD(P)H-binding protein: MTRTVLVIGGTGRIGGILVARCAARGDNVRIMSRRPGPEQQDARFFVGSITDRDVVEQAMREVDAVVITVEPPRDAEGVEAVLHRGVRSVAEVAASSQAAVVLVSQIYITRPHAMPGFEEIVAARARGEQALRASGAQYSIVRPSWLTDEPGGRAGLLLDQGDTGEGSVTREDIAGICLQALVHPQARGKTFEVYNTDGPPDIDWAKQFDALDLDPQA, from the coding sequence ATGACGCGAACCGTTTTGGTCATCGGTGGTACCGGCCGCATCGGCGGGATTCTCGTCGCCAGGTGTGCCGCCCGCGGTGACAACGTCAGGATCATGAGTCGGCGCCCGGGGCCGGAGCAGCAGGATGCGCGATTCTTCGTGGGGAGCATTACCGATCGCGACGTAGTGGAACAGGCGATGCGGGAGGTGGATGCGGTGGTGATCACGGTGGAACCTCCGCGCGACGCCGAAGGTGTTGAGGCCGTTCTGCATCGAGGGGTCCGCTCGGTCGCGGAAGTCGCGGCATCGAGTCAGGCGGCGGTGGTGCTGGTGAGCCAGATCTACATCACCCGGCCGCACGCCATGCCCGGATTCGAGGAGATCGTCGCTGCCCGCGCCCGGGGCGAGCAAGCCCTGCGCGCCAGTGGCGCGCAGTACAGCATTGTGCGACCCAGCTGGCTCACCGACGAACCCGGCGGCCGGGCCGGACTGCTGCTCGACCAGGGCGACACCGGCGAGGGCAGCGTCACGCGCGAGGATATCGCCGGAATCTGCCTGCAGGCGCTGGTGCATCCGCAGGCCCGCGGCAAGACCTTCGAGGTCTACAACACCGACGGCCCACCCGATATCGACTGGGCCAAGCAGTTCGACGCGCTCGACCTCGATCCACAGGCATGA
- a CDS encoding alpha/beta fold hydrolase — MTESAASLPPDVRSWRESGRWMQCAAGRVFVRSGQGSGPTVLLLHGYPSSSYDFRRVVDQLGGRAWVALDFLGFGFSDKPRPHRYSLFEQADIVEEVVAGSIAGPVVVLAHDMGTSVATELLARDIEGALSFSMERVVLGNGSVILEKASLRPIQKILRGRLGPVAARLANRVLFTREFAQLFSARHPLSKDEAAAQWALLSNERGHRITDLLTAYLDERVVHAARWHGAVRDWGKPLGFLWATGDPVATTAVLDGLRALRPAAAVVELPGLGHYPQIEDPGAYAAGARRLLGIEDGPGT; from the coding sequence ATGACGGAGAGCGCGGCGTCGCTGCCACCGGATGTCCGGTCGTGGCGCGAGAGTGGGCGCTGGATGCAGTGTGCAGCCGGTCGGGTGTTCGTACGGTCGGGTCAAGGTTCCGGGCCGACTGTGCTGCTGCTGCATGGATATCCCTCGAGTTCCTACGATTTCCGGCGCGTTGTCGATCAGCTCGGGGGCCGGGCGTGGGTGGCGCTGGACTTTCTGGGCTTCGGGTTCTCGGATAAGCCGCGTCCGCATCGGTACAGCCTGTTCGAGCAGGCCGATATCGTCGAGGAGGTCGTCGCCGGGAGTATTGCCGGGCCGGTTGTGGTGCTGGCGCACGATATGGGGACCTCGGTCGCCACCGAGCTGCTCGCGCGGGATATCGAAGGCGCACTGTCGTTTTCGATGGAGCGCGTGGTGCTGGGCAATGGCAGTGTGATTCTGGAGAAGGCATCATTGCGGCCGATTCAGAAGATTCTGCGTGGTCGGCTCGGTCCGGTGGCGGCGCGGCTGGCCAATCGGGTGCTGTTCACTCGTGAGTTCGCGCAACTGTTCTCCGCGCGGCATCCGCTGTCGAAGGACGAGGCTGCCGCGCAATGGGCGCTGCTGTCCAATGAACGTGGCCACCGGATCACGGATCTGCTCACCGCCTACCTGGATGAGCGGGTGGTCCATGCCGCCCGCTGGCACGGCGCTGTCCGCGACTGGGGCAAACCTCTCGGATTTCTCTGGGCCACAGGTGATCCGGTCGCCACGACAGCCGTTCTCGACGGACTGCGCGCTTTGCGGCCCGCCGCGGCTGTTGTCGAGCTACCCGGCCTGGGCCACTATCCGCAGATCGAGGATCCCGGTGCGTACGCTGCCGGTGCCCGGCGGCTGCTGGGTATCGAGGACGGTCCCGGTACGTAG
- a CDS encoding FAD-dependent oxidoreductase: protein MNFRVNIVGAGMSGLALAHGLHRLGIEVAVFERDPFPGARAQGYRIQLDAPGLDGLRRCLPPELYESCLATAASPPPRVTVLDQHLKVLADRAVSERARSGMITSLAFDRATLRQLLLAGLPADVHYGAQFATYDQLPDGRIAAHFADGRIVAGDLLVGADGVNSAVRRKLLPEAEIEDAGLRLIYGKIPLPDPAAHAVPDWVFESIFTVVKGAGGTHMGVGPVRNYVACLVGATTDHPCMPSFAEMRRLDGPNLRDLAHRIIGTGHHPDIDRILGSWDTATLIPLRISTSGAVRQWDCHGVTLVGDAVHAMSPVLAMGANTALRDAGELTLAISAALESGTSPHDAVRRYETGMLEYSSALVAASRRTGQERVGQR from the coding sequence GTGAATTTTCGTGTGAATATTGTCGGGGCAGGTATGAGCGGGCTGGCGCTTGCGCACGGTCTCCATCGTCTGGGCATCGAGGTAGCTGTTTTCGAGCGGGATCCTTTTCCCGGTGCTCGGGCGCAGGGGTACCGCATTCAGCTCGACGCACCGGGGCTCGACGGCTTGCGGCGTTGTCTGCCGCCGGAACTGTATGAATCGTGTCTGGCCACAGCCGCATCGCCGCCACCTCGGGTGACAGTGCTGGATCAGCACCTGAAGGTCCTTGCCGATCGGGCGGTGAGCGAACGTGCGAGGTCGGGGATGATCACCTCGCTCGCTTTCGACCGCGCGACGCTGCGGCAGCTCCTGCTGGCCGGTCTGCCCGCCGACGTGCACTATGGCGCACAGTTCGCCACCTACGACCAGCTGCCCGACGGCCGCATCGCCGCCCACTTCGCGGACGGTCGCATCGTGGCCGGGGATCTGCTGGTCGGTGCGGACGGCGTCAACTCGGCTGTGCGCCGAAAACTGTTGCCAGAGGCCGAGATCGAGGACGCCGGGCTGCGGCTCATCTACGGGAAGATCCCGCTGCCGGATCCGGCCGCGCACGCAGTGCCGGACTGGGTGTTCGAGAGCATCTTCACCGTGGTGAAGGGAGCGGGCGGCACGCATATGGGCGTGGGTCCGGTCCGGAACTACGTCGCCTGTCTGGTCGGCGCGACCACCGATCATCCGTGCATGCCGTCGTTCGCCGAAATGCGTCGGCTCGACGGACCGAATCTTCGCGACCTCGCACACCGCATTATCGGAACCGGCCACCATCCCGATATCGACCGCATTCTCGGCAGTTGGGACACCGCCACCCTGATCCCCCTGCGCATCTCCACCTCCGGTGCCGTGCGGCAATGGGATTGCCACGGCGTCACACTGGTCGGTGATGCCGTCCATGCCATGAGCCCGGTACTGGCCATGGGCGCGAACACCGCGCTGCGGGATGCAGGGGAGCTGACCCTCGCGATATCGGCGGCACTCGAATCCGGAACATCCCCGCACGATGCGGTCCGCCGCTACGAAACCGGCATGCTCGAGTACTCCTCGGCATTGGTCGCCGCTTCCCGGCGCACGGGTCAGGAGCGCGTCGGGCAGCGATGA
- the hypA gene encoding hydrogenase maturation nickel metallochaperone HypA, translating to MHEMAITQSVVEAVCEHAAGRTVYSVTIAVGALCAVVPDAMRFCFELATEDTVAAGAQLDIELVPGQANCRSCGAEFTLADLILLCPCGSADLDVTSGRELKIRSMEVSEECAQPADAATMRRP from the coding sequence ATGCACGAAATGGCTATCACCCAGAGCGTGGTCGAAGCCGTGTGTGAGCACGCGGCCGGCCGGACGGTGTACAGCGTCACCATTGCGGTCGGCGCGCTGTGCGCGGTGGTTCCCGATGCGATGCGGTTCTGTTTCGAGCTCGCCACCGAGGACACTGTCGCCGCCGGGGCCCAGCTCGACATCGAGCTGGTCCCCGGTCAGGCGAACTGCCGATCCTGCGGCGCGGAATTCACACTGGCCGACCTGATTCTGTTGTGCCCCTGTGGAAGTGCCGATCTCGATGTGACCTCCGGGCGGGAACTGAAGATCCGGTCGATGGAAGTGAGCGAAGAATGTGCGCAACCTGCGGATGCGGCAACGATGCGGCGGCCGTAA
- the hypB gene encoding hydrogenase nickel incorporation protein HypB, producing MCATCGCGNDAAAVITIPHEHGHEHAAGHSHEHDQHSHDHDHAHGADHVHLPVTETITLEQKILAKNDILAGHNRTWLEQRKIVAFNMTSSPGAGKTTLLERTIRELGELPIAVIEGDQETLLDAERIRATGCPVVQINTGAGCHLDADMMRRALDTLAPAAGTLLFIENVGNLVCPALFDLGERSKVVVISVTEGTDKPLKYPHMFAAAGLVIVNKIDLLPYVDFDLEKCREYARSVNPGVEILPMSVTTGEGVPAWYAWLAKECGLVAFDRP from the coding sequence ATGTGCGCAACCTGCGGATGCGGCAACGATGCGGCGGCCGTAATCACCATCCCGCATGAACACGGGCATGAGCACGCCGCCGGGCACAGCCATGAGCACGATCAGCACAGCCACGATCATGACCATGCGCACGGGGCGGATCATGTCCACCTGCCGGTGACCGAGACGATCACCCTGGAACAGAAGATCCTGGCGAAGAACGACATCCTCGCCGGTCACAATCGCACCTGGCTGGAACAGCGAAAGATTGTGGCGTTCAATATGACCAGCTCACCGGGTGCGGGCAAGACCACCCTGCTCGAGCGCACCATCCGTGAGCTCGGCGAGCTGCCGATCGCGGTGATCGAGGGCGATCAGGAGACCCTGCTCGACGCCGAGCGAATCCGGGCCACCGGTTGTCCCGTCGTGCAGATCAATACCGGCGCGGGCTGCCACCTCGACGCCGACATGATGCGCCGGGCGCTCGACACCCTGGCGCCGGCGGCCGGCACGCTGCTGTTCATCGAGAATGTCGGAAACCTGGTGTGCCCCGCGCTGTTCGATCTGGGCGAGCGGAGCAAGGTCGTAGTGATCTCGGTGACCGAGGGCACCGACAAACCACTCAAATATCCACACATGTTCGCAGCCGCCGGGCTCGTCATCGTAAACAAGATTGATTTACTTCCGTATGTCGACTTCGACCTGGAGAAATGCCGAGAATATGCGCGCTCGGTGAACCCGGGCGTAGAAATTCTGCCGATGTCGGTAACCACAGGAGAAGGCGTTCCGGCCTGGTATGCGTGGCTCGCGAAGGAGTGCGGGCTGGTTGCTTTCGACCGGCCTTGA